Proteins encoded together in one Microbacterium sp. ABRD28 window:
- a CDS encoding Rv3654c family TadE-like protein, protein MAGTSIAVGVVGVTAALAVGLLAVGGAAVQAQRVAGAADAAALAAADAASGVLSGVPCERAEQLAATIGAELVRCELDDLIATVTVEGRVLGLPVSASARAGPPAFP, encoded by the coding sequence GTGGCCGGCACGTCGATCGCCGTCGGCGTCGTCGGCGTGACCGCCGCACTCGCGGTGGGTCTGCTCGCCGTGGGCGGCGCCGCCGTCCAGGCCCAACGCGTGGCGGGCGCCGCCGATGCGGCCGCACTCGCCGCCGCCGACGCCGCGTCGGGCGTGCTGTCGGGGGTGCCCTGCGAGCGAGCCGAGCAACTGGCGGCCACCATCGGGGCCGAGCTCGTCCGCTGCGAGCTCGACGACCTCATCGCGACCGTGACGGTCGAAGGCCGCGTCCTCGGCCTCCCGGTCTCGGCGTCGGCCCGCGCCGGGCCGCCCGCTTTCCCGTGA
- a CDS encoding TadE family type IV pilus minor pilin, with translation MRGRELGGDRGSVVAEFAVALPAVIVVVLLSVAALTVSAQQVRLQDAAADAARLAARGEDGDRVHGAIRAAVAGARGTVSHEGDLVCVSAVAPAHPVLPMTLTARSCGLSGGW, from the coding sequence GTGAGGGGCCGTGAGCTCGGCGGCGACCGGGGGTCGGTCGTCGCCGAGTTCGCGGTGGCGCTGCCCGCCGTCATCGTCGTGGTCCTGCTTTCGGTCGCCGCGTTGACGGTTTCTGCCCAGCAGGTGCGGCTTCAGGACGCCGCCGCAGACGCGGCGCGCCTCGCCGCGCGCGGCGAAGACGGTGATCGCGTCCACGGCGCGATCAGGGCTGCCGTGGCGGGTGCTCGGGGCACCGTGTCGCACGAAGGAGATCTCGTGTGCGTATCGGCCGTCGCGCCGGCGCACCCCGTCCTGCCGATGACCCTGACGGCGCGCAGCTGCGGGCTGTCCGGGGGATGGTGA